The sequence GGGTGACGAAGCGTTCCCAGTCGTCCAGCCCGACATGGCGGAACGCGGCGTCAACGAACTCCCTGACACTGTGCGTGTGTCCTGTCGCGACCACGTAGTCGCCGGGCTCGTCCTGCTGGAGCATCAGCCACATCGCCTTGACGTAGTCGCCCGCGAAGCCCCAGTCGCGCCGGGGTTCGAGGTCCCCGAGCACCAGCGTGTCCTGAAGTCCGAGCTTGATCCGGGCCACCGCGTTGGTCACCTTCCTCGTGACGAACTCGATGCCGCGCCGGGGGCTCTCGTGGTTGAACAGGATGCCCGAACACGCGAAGAGGCCGTAGCTGTCGCGGTAGTTCACCGTGATGTCGTGCCCGAACACCTTCGCGCAGCCGTAAGGCGATCGCGGATAGAACGGCGTTGTCTCGACCTGCGGCGATTCCCTGACCTTGCCGAACATCTCCGAGGAAGACGCCTGGTAGAAACGGATCGGGTTGTTCTGGCTGCCCCCGACCATGCGGATGGCCTCCAGCAGGCGCAGCACGCCGAGCCCTGTCACGTTGGCGGTGAGTTCGGCCTGCTTGAAGCTCAGCGCGACGAACGAGATGGCCCCGAGGTTGTAGACCTCGTCGGGCTGCACCTGTTCGAGCGCGGCGACGAGGCTCGACAGATCCTGCAGATCACCGGAGACCAGTTCCACAAACGGTAGTTCCGTCTGGAGGGCTTCGAGTTTCGGGTTGTTCTGACCCTTGATCAGGCCGAACACCTCGTAGTTCTCGCTGTGCAGCAATTCAGCGAGGTACTGCCCGTCCTGCCCGGTGATTCCGGTGATCAATGCGCGTCGCACACGGTGAGAATAGCCGCGATGTGGTGGCCGGTGTCGAGCAGGAGAGTGAAACCGGCGACGACGCGCGAGGCTCCTCCCCTGCCCTGCCACGAGCGTGGCTCACCATCGGGAGTTCACGACCGATGGAAAGGAGACCGGAATGTGGCCGCAAGTCACGCTCGTGGCGATATCCGCGACGATCTTCACAACGCGTGCGGCAAGGATCGTGCACTCGTCGCGGTGTGGTCGTCGCGCGAGTCCTGCCGTTCCCGAGACCCCGTCGCCACCCGTGACAGGAACGTGAAAGCCAGCAGCAACCCCGCAAGGCACCCCGCCGCCACCATCAGCCAGCTCAGCGTGTCACTGCTGTCGGCGCCCATGGCCGCCATGCCGAACGCCGCCCAGAAATTGGACGCGAAAAGAGTCGAGGAACCCGTCCACAGCAGCACCGTCGTCAGCCAGTGCCTTCCCCGCACACTGAGCAACACCGCACCCGAGACAGCAGCCAGCGCGGCGAGTGACTGAACAATCCCGATCACCACCATGGCAAGCCGTTCCTCGCCGAAGGTGTCCCGGAATTCCCCGACCGCGACAACGAAGGCCAGCACCGCTCCTGTCACCCCGATCGGCCCCACCCCGCGCGCACTCGGCCGGGTGTCGAACACATGTGTCCACCGCACTCGTGCGTGCAGCACGAACGCCGTGAGCAACGCGACGCCCTGCCAGAAGAAGCTCGCATACACGACAGGTGTGACCCACGGCGCGAGCGCGCCGTTCGCGGAGCCTGCCGCCAGAAAATCCGTTCCGATGGCCGGAGCGGATACGACGATCGGAGCCAGCAGGCCCGTGCCGACCCACATGGGGAACACGATGAGCCACGCAGGGAACCTCATGCCCCAGCCATGGGTGAGCGCGAGCACGACGACAATGGCGACGAACTCCATGAATGCCGTGAAGGAGTTGGCACCGCGCATCAGCGCCGTTGTCATCACTCCCGGTTCGGTGACACCGATCTCGACACCGGCGATCCAGAAGAGCTTGAGCACCAGATACGGCAGCATGCCGACCACCGCGATGTAGCCGAAGATCGGGCGAAGCCGCGCTGGCCGGGGCGAGGAGTTCGGACTCATGCCACGCAGTCTTCCGCTCCGGCACCGCCGTCAATTCCCCAACGAGTGGCGTGCTCCTCCCTCCTGAGAGGGAGTCCGCGAGAGACCGGCGAAGTGTCGGCCGCATGGGCATCATGAGGACATGGACGCGACCACACTCTACCGGCGGTGGCTCGACGAACTCTGGAACGGCGACCTTGACCGCCTCGACGAGATCGCCAGAACCATCGTGACCGGCGACTTCGTCGGCCACTGGCCCAACCAGCCCGGCCTCGCGCAAGGACCGGACCAGCTCGCCGCCATCGTGCGGCAAGGCAGAGAGCTGATCGAGGACAGTGTGTTCGAGCTGGTCCTCGGCCCCGTGCCGCACGGCGATCTGGTCGCGGCGCGGTGGCGCGGCAGCGGTCTCCACCAAGGTGAGCGGGTGATCTTCCACGGGCACGACCTCCTGCGGGTGGAGGGCGACCGGTTCGCCGAGTACTGGGTCATCGCGGAGGACCCCACCGCCTGACCGCGTCACGCAACCCGCGCGCGCCGCCCACACCTCGGGCGCGCCGTCGTCGAATCGAGAAGGCCGCGCGCACTCGAACGCGAGGCACGTCACGGCAGCGCTGCCGTGGATGCCCGCATGGCTTCCTGTCACCGGCCGACGGCGTAACCCTGCATGCCCCTCGGGTTCGCCGCCGCTCGCAGAATCCCGGTCACGGCATCGCGCGACACGGCGGAAAGCCTGCCGAGCGCCCACGGGCCCGCGTCCACCACGTCGTGGCCCCGCTCGGTGAGTTCCCGGATGGTGTCCTCGCCCATGCGGGACTCGACGACCAGCTCCTTCGGCTGCCACGCCCTCGGGTAGAACGAACTGGGGAACGCCGTCGTGTGCCAGGCAGGCGCGTCGATCGACTCCTGAAGGTTCAGACCACCAACCGTGTGAGCCAGCCAGAAGCAGAGCTGCCACTGGTCCTGCTGGTCACCTCCGGGGGTGCCGAAGGCGATCGTCGGCTCGCCGTGTCGCAGCGCCATCGAGGGAGACAGCGTGATCCTCGGCCGCTTACGGGGAGCCAGCGAGTTGGGCAGCCCCTCCTCAAGCCAGAACATCTGCGCGCGGGAGTCGAGGCAGAAACCGAGTTCGGGGATCGTCGGTGACGACTGGAGCCAGCCACCCGACGGCGTCGCCGAGATCATGTTGCCCTCGGCGTCCACCACGTCGATGTGCACGGTGTCACCGCGCGTGCGGCCAACCGGGTCAACAGTCGGCTCCCCGAGCGCCCCGGTGCCCGACTGTCCGCCGCGCGTGTATTCGAGCACGGTGGGAAGCCTCGGATTTGGACCTCCCGGCCGCAGCTCGGCGCTGGCCTCCTCGCCGACGAGCGCGCGGCGGCGTTCGGCGTACTCCCACGACAACAGCGTGCCGAGATCGACGTCGGTGTCGCCGTAGTACGCCTCGCGGTCGGCGAACGCGAGCTTCGCACACTCGGTGGCCAGGTGCACGGTCTCGGCGTCCGGCCTGCCGTCCACGTAACGGAGTCGGTCGCGGAAACCTTCGAGCAGCCGCAACTGCTGCGCCAGCACAGGCCCCTGCGTCCAGGCTCCGCACTTGACGAGACTCCACTCCCCGAAGTCGGTGATCACCGCGTCCTCGTACGTGGCCTCCCACGAGGCGAGGTCGTCGCCGGTGAGCAGGCCCGCGTGGTCGCGGCCGGAGTCGTCGCGGAACGCCCTGCGGCTGAACTCGTCGATCGCCTCGGCCACGAAGCCCTGCGACCACGCCCTGCGGGCGGCGTCGAGCTGTGCCTCCCTGCCCGCGTGGATCTCGGCCTGCCCGAGCAGTCGCTGCCAGGTGCGTGCCAGTGCGCGGTTGCGGTGCAGCGAGCCCGGCGTCGGCGGTTCACCGTCGGGCAGCCACAACTGCGCCGAGGTGGGCCAGTGATGCACGAACAAGCCGGACACCGCGTCGATGGTGTCGGTGATCCGGCCGATCACCGGCACGCCCTTCCAGGCGTAGGAGATCGCGTACTTCAGGACATCGCGCAGAGACTTGGTGCCGTGGTCGCGCAGCAGAAGCAACCACGCGTCCCACGCACCGGGGACCGTCGCGGAGAGAAGTCCGGTGCCGGGGATCAGGTCGAGGCCGAGGTCACGGAAGTGGGCAGGAGTGGCCGCCGCAGGGGAGGTGCCCTGCCCGCACAGCACCTTCGGCGTGCGATCATCGGCCTTCACGAAGATCGCGGGAACCTGACCTGCCGGTCCGTTGAGGTGAGGCTCCGCGACCTGGAGCACGAATCCCGCGGCGACGGCGGCGTCGAAGGCGTTCCCTCCGTCTTCGAGCACAGCCATACCGGTACTTGAGGCAAGCCAGTGGGTCGTGGCGACCATGCCGTGCGTACCGGCGAGCTCCGGTCTGGACGTGAACACGGTATCGACCATACGGGTGATCACTTCGTTCGTACAGCTAACCGACAATCGCCTCACACACCTGACGCGAACGGCCGTTAACCTAAGGTCACTGTCACTCCGGCGACAAGCCTCGAAGGTTCCTCGACCACAGAAAGGGACGAGAACATGCAGATCGCCAACACCACCGCCATCGTCACCGGCGGCGCGTCCGGCCTCGGCGCCGCGACGGCGAAGGCGCTGGCCGCGAAGGGCGCCCGCGTGATCGCGGCCGACCTCGCGGGCTCCATCGCGAAGGCCGAACCCGCCGACGGCGTCACGCTCGTCGAGGCCGACGTCACCGACGCCGACCAGGTACAGCGCGCCGTCGAGGCCGCGACCGACTCCGGCGCGCCGTTGCGCATCGTCGTCAACTGCGCGGGCGTCGGTCACTCGTCCCGCATCCTGTCGAAGAAGGGCCCGCACGACCTCGGCCTCTTCCGCAAGGTCGTCGAGATCAACCTCATCGGCACGTTCAACGTCATGACGCTGGCCGCGCAGGCCATGGCCACCACCGAGCCGGTTGACGAGAACGGCCAGCGCGGCGTTGTGGTCAACACGGCGTCCGTGGCGGCCTTCGAGGGCCAGATCGGCCAGATCGCGTACTCGGCGTCCAAGGGTGGCGTCGCCGGCATGACGATTCCCGCGGCACGAGACCTCGCGTCACACGGCATCCGGGTCATGACGATCGCACCCGGCATCATCGACACCCCCATGATGGCCGGTGTCACCGAGGAGTTCCGGGCCGGCCTCGCGGCGTCCGTGCCGTTCCCCAAGCGCTTCGGCCGCCCCGACGAGTACGCCCAACTGGCCGTGAACATCGTCGAGCACGACTACCTCAACGGCGAGGTGATCCGCCTCGACGGCGCTCTGCGCATGTCGCCGAGGTGAACCACCGACCCGCTAGAGCTCGCCCATGAACGGGACGGCGTGCGCGGCCTCGTCGCTCATCCACACCCTGAGCGCGTGTGTGGCCCGCACGTCGTCCTCGTTGTACTGCAACAATCTCTCGCGCTGCTGTTCGTCGGAGACACCGCCGTCCATGCCGACGGCGTCGCGATACCAGCGCATCGACGCCTCCCCGCTCGCCTCGGGGTCCCGCCACGAGAACCCGGCGACGGGCGCGACCACCTTGAGCCCCTTGCCCCGCGAACACAGGAACTGATCGGACACGATGCGGAAGAGGTCAACCCACTCGTCCGACTCGACGAACCGGCGCACCTCCTCCCGCGTCGGCACGCCCTCAACGCCCGCGAACCGCTCGACCGACGCGTAGAGCCAGCGATTCTCCGCGAGCGCGTTGTAGCAGTAGGCACGGAAACTCAGCCCCAGCGCTGCTGCTCTGATCCGCACATCGCTCAGCCACGCCCAGAAGCGCGCGAACGAGTGCGCCTCGTCGTCGGTGGGCAGCGGGTCCCACGTCACGAAAGCCCGGTAGCCCTGCTCGACACCGATGTCCGCGCCGCTGAGCAGGCAACCCCACAGATACGCGCCCGAGTCGCCGAAGCTCTCCATGTCGATGTCCACCTCGACATCGGCGCGCGGGACGTGCACCTTCTCGACCCTGCGCACCACCGTGAGGTCGGCGAGCCACGCCCTCGCCAGCGCGATGGCGTCGTCGAACGTGGTTCCCGTCCACTGGATCGGCGACTCGTCCCCCGCGTCGAGCGCGGCAAGCTGGTCCACAGTGGATATTCCGGCCCTGCGGAGTTCGGCGGCGTCCTCACCACGCACGACCAGACTGACGTCGCGTGCCTTCGCGAGATCCGCCTCGCACACCGGCCACCACGGACACCGCTTGCACTCCAGGATGCGCGACGGCTGCGCGAGTGGCTCCTCGCGCGAAGCGGCAGCCCGCGCCACCGCGAGGCGGTCGGCGAACCTCTCGTCGTACTCCTCCAACGCGGTGCGGCCTTCAGGCCAGGTCGCCGCCGTGAGGTCGTGCCAGACGACGACGTCGGCGTCGAGCCCGACGACCCCGCCGATCGCTCTGTCCCGCTCGGCGTGTCCCGCCGCTTCGAGCAACCGCCGCGTGTGAGCGAGCCGCAACAGATCGCGCGGATGCGAGCGCACCTTGCGCCGCGGGTCCGTCTCGGCCCGATCAGGATCGACGTCGGGGAGCACGGTGGTGCGAGCCCCTTCTCCCGGATCGGTGATCCGGTGCCGCACCACGAGCACGGGAACGTAACCGTCAGGCGTGCGCACGAGCAGATTGATCCCGCCACGCCTTCCGCCATCGCGGTCGAGCGGGAACACCGCACCCCAGACGAAGGTGACCCCCTCCCGCAGCGCGACACGGGTCAACTCGGCGCGCTCCGCCGAGGAAAGCTCGGCGGGGATGGATGCCCAGCTCCCGTCCGTCTCGGTACGGAGCCACTCCGCGATGCGAACCCGATGTGCCTGCGCGTCCGCGATGCGCTGCTCCGACGTCGGATCCGGCGGCGCGAGTTCCGCGCCCCGCATCGTCGGGTCGTGGTCGAGGTGAACACGGCGGCGGCACCGCGTGACGACCCCCGCGTCCAATAACACCTCGACAGCCATGCCACTCACTGTATGAGAACCCACTGACACAGAGCCGACGTGCCTGCGAAAGACGCGAACAGTAAGTTCACGGGTAACGGTGGCCGAGACGAAGGGGACTGGGGCGATGGGCCGCAGGACGGAGCGGACGCAGCGCGGAACCGAGGACGACAGCGGCTTCACACCGAAGCGCGCGAAGAACGTGGTGCGCGTCGCGAAGGTCGTTGTCCCCGCCGCCGTTCCCGCGCTGGCTCCGCTGGTGCTGCGGGCCGCTGGCGCCGCGAGGGAGGCCTACGACCGCAGCAGGGCCCGCCGCATGGGCATCGACGTCGGACAGCTGCCCGAGTACAGCGGCAGGGGCGGCGCTCTGCTGGCCCGGATCGCGGGAGCGTCGGAAGCTCTGTCACAACTCGCGCACCCGGAGCGAGCGACCCGCGACGACACCGACTTCGTCGAACGCAGCCGCTCGACCCTCGAACAGCTCACCGCGTCGGTGCGAGCGGCCGAACGGATGCCCGCCGCACGCAGGAAGGCCGCACATCGTGCTGTCGCCTCCGAGCTGGACACCATCGAGGCCGAGGTACTACGCCGCCTCGGCGTCCCCGGCGCGGCGACCTGACCTGCGGCGGGACATCGGCAGACCGAGCTGACCGGCGCGGCGGCCCGGCTTCGCGCGGCGCACCCCGCCTGTGTGGCGCACCGGCTTCGCGCGGCGACCCGGCTTGTGCGGCGGCTCAGCTTCGCTCAGCGCCCTGCGTTCGGTACAGCGACCCGGCGAGCCCGAGGCGACACAGCGCGGGGACACACGTGCACAGACTGCCAACACGCGCGCGGGAGATACCGGCACCCGTGCACAGACTGCGGACACGATCGCTCAGCCCGCCGTGATGAAGCCCTTCGCCACCAGCCAGTCACGGGCCACCTCGGCCGCGTCCCTCCCATCGACATCGACCTGCTTGTTCAGTTCGATGATCTCGGTGTTGTCGAGCTCCTCGGTGATGGGCGCGATGATCTCCGCGATCTCCGGGTACCGCCTGTGGAAGTCCTCCCGCAGGGTGAGTGCGGCGTTGTACTGCGGGAAGAACTTCTTGTCGTCCTCCATGACCCGCAGGCGCAGCCCCGCGATCCTGCCGTCCGT comes from Saccharomonospora xinjiangensis XJ-54 and encodes:
- the gmd gene encoding GDP-mannose 4,6-dehydratase: MRRALITGITGQDGQYLAELLHSENYEVFGLIKGQNNPKLEALQTELPFVELVSGDLQDLSSLVAALEQVQPDEVYNLGAISFVALSFKQAELTANVTGLGVLRLLEAIRMVGGSQNNPIRFYQASSSEMFGKVRESPQVETTPFYPRSPYGCAKVFGHDITVNYRDSYGLFACSGILFNHESPRRGIEFVTRKVTNAVARIKLGLQDTLVLGDLEPRRDWGFAGDYVKAMWLMLQQDEPGDYVVATGHTHSVREFVDAAFRHVGLDDWERFVTQDERFFRPAEVDLLVGDATKAKTELGWKPEVDFESLVAMMVDHDLALEAKKAGIRQP
- a CDS encoding TM0106 family RecB-like putative nuclease, which produces MAVEVLLDAGVVTRCRRRVHLDHDPTMRGAELAPPDPTSEQRIADAQAHRVRIAEWLRTETDGSWASIPAELSSAERAELTRVALREGVTFVWGAVFPLDRDGGRRGGINLLVRTPDGYVPVLVVRHRITDPGEGARTTVLPDVDPDRAETDPRRKVRSHPRDLLRLAHTRRLLEAAGHAERDRAIGGVVGLDADVVVWHDLTAATWPEGRTALEEYDERFADRLAVARAAASREEPLAQPSRILECKRCPWWPVCEADLAKARDVSLVVRGEDAAELRRAGISTVDQLAALDAGDESPIQWTGTTFDDAIALARAWLADLTVVRRVEKVHVPRADVEVDIDMESFGDSGAYLWGCLLSGADIGVEQGYRAFVTWDPLPTDDEAHSFARFWAWLSDVRIRAAALGLSFRAYCYNALAENRWLYASVERFAGVEGVPTREEVRRFVESDEWVDLFRIVSDQFLCSRGKGLKVVAPVAGFSWRDPEASGEASMRWYRDAVGMDGGVSDEQQRERLLQYNEDDVRATHALRVWMSDEAAHAVPFMGEL
- a CDS encoding SDR family NAD(P)-dependent oxidoreductase, encoding MQIANTTAIVTGGASGLGAATAKALAAKGARVIAADLAGSIAKAEPADGVTLVEADVTDADQVQRAVEAATDSGAPLRIVVNCAGVGHSSRILSKKGPHDLGLFRKVVEINLIGTFNVMTLAAQAMATTEPVDENGQRGVVVNTASVAAFEGQIGQIAYSASKGGVAGMTIPAARDLASHGIRVMTIAPGIIDTPMMAGVTEEFRAGLAASVPFPKRFGRPDEYAQLAVNIVEHDYLNGEVIRLDGALRMSPR
- a CDS encoding ester cyclase, with amino-acid sequence MDATTLYRRWLDELWNGDLDRLDEIARTIVTGDFVGHWPNQPGLAQGPDQLAAIVRQGRELIEDSVFELVLGPVPHGDLVAARWRGSGLHQGERVIFHGHDLLRVEGDRFAEYWVIAEDPTA
- a CDS encoding DUF6474 family protein, with product MGRRTERTQRGTEDDSGFTPKRAKNVVRVAKVVVPAAVPALAPLVLRAAGAAREAYDRSRARRMGIDVGQLPEYSGRGGALLARIAGASEALSQLAHPERATRDDTDFVERSRSTLEQLTASVRAAERMPAARRKAAHRAVASELDTIEAEVLRRLGVPGAAT
- a CDS encoding gamma-glutamyltransferase family protein, with product MVDTVFTSRPELAGTHGMVATTHWLASSTGMAVLEDGGNAFDAAVAAGFVLQVAEPHLNGPAGQVPAIFVKADDRTPKVLCGQGTSPAAATPAHFRDLGLDLIPGTGLLSATVPGAWDAWLLLLRDHGTKSLRDVLKYAISYAWKGVPVIGRITDTIDAVSGLFVHHWPTSAQLWLPDGEPPTPGSLHRNRALARTWQRLLGQAEIHAGREAQLDAARRAWSQGFVAEAIDEFSRRAFRDDSGRDHAGLLTGDDLASWEATYEDAVITDFGEWSLVKCGAWTQGPVLAQQLRLLEGFRDRLRYVDGRPDAETVHLATECAKLAFADREAYYGDTDVDLGTLLSWEYAERRRALVGEEASAELRPGGPNPRLPTVLEYTRGGQSGTGALGEPTVDPVGRTRGDTVHIDVVDAEGNMISATPSGGWLQSSPTIPELGFCLDSRAQMFWLEEGLPNSLAPRKRPRITLSPSMALRHGEPTIAFGTPGGDQQDQWQLCFWLAHTVGGLNLQESIDAPAWHTTAFPSSFYPRAWQPKELVVESRMGEDTIRELTERGHDVVDAGPWALGRLSAVSRDAVTGILRAAANPRGMQGYAVGR